A region of Streptomyces sp. R44 DNA encodes the following proteins:
- a CDS encoding TetR/AcrR family transcriptional regulator, whose amino-acid sequence MARSALTRDEVLDTAAALVREHGPDALTMRRLAAELGTAVTSIYWHVGNRESLLDALVARTVADLGTIRPRGATPAERMVSVARALRRALRERPHLVAMVHERGLTERMFLPAQRALVHEAHAAGLRGARAARAVRAVQFQVVGYVLVERNRERAPAQSPAEEELWRGEDAEADGPLARALAAPIDTERLFADSVRALVDGLLADARREIEGAGDGAVGRGPYSQ is encoded by the coding sequence ATGGCACGCTCCGCGCTGACCCGCGACGAGGTCCTGGACACCGCGGCCGCCCTGGTGAGGGAGCACGGCCCGGACGCGCTCACGATGCGCCGGCTCGCCGCCGAGCTCGGTACCGCGGTCACCTCGATCTACTGGCACGTCGGCAACCGGGAGTCGCTCCTCGACGCGCTCGTCGCCCGCACGGTGGCCGACCTCGGCACGATCCGGCCCCGGGGCGCGACCCCGGCCGAGCGGATGGTCTCGGTGGCCCGCGCGCTGCGCCGCGCGCTGCGCGAGCGGCCGCACCTGGTGGCGATGGTCCACGAACGGGGACTGACGGAGCGCATGTTCCTGCCGGCCCAGCGCGCCCTGGTCCACGAGGCGCACGCGGCGGGGCTGCGCGGGGCGCGGGCCGCCCGGGCCGTCCGGGCCGTGCAGTTCCAGGTCGTCGGCTACGTCCTGGTGGAGCGCAACCGCGAGCGGGCCCCCGCCCAGTCCCCCGCCGAGGAGGAGCTGTGGCGCGGGGAGGACGCCGAGGCCGACGGGCCGCTCGCCCGCGCGCTGGCCGCGCCGATCGACACCGAGCGGCTCTTCGCCGACTCCGTACGGGCCCTGGTGGACGGCCTGCTCGCCGACGCGCGGAGGGAGATCGAGGGCGCCGGGGACGGGGCTGTCGGTCGCGGGCCGTATTCTCAGTGA
- a CDS encoding Asp23/Gls24 family envelope stress response protein: MTDTTQTGDTATDDPRESRRTSVTKRGGGAPASRGRTTIADGVVEKIAGLAARDVVGVHAMGSGLSRTFGAVRDRVPGTGGGKASVTRGVKAEVGEVQTALDLEIVVDYGVSIADVAGDVRENVIAAVERMTGLEVVEVNIAVSDVKLPEDEEEEPEPRLQ; the protein is encoded by the coding sequence ATGACGGACACCACTCAGACCGGAGACACCGCGACGGACGATCCGCGCGAGTCCCGCCGTACCTCGGTGACCAAACGGGGCGGCGGCGCACCGGCGTCCCGGGGCCGGACGACGATCGCCGACGGGGTCGTCGAGAAGATCGCCGGTCTCGCGGCACGCGACGTCGTCGGCGTCCACGCCATGGGCAGCGGACTCTCCCGCACCTTCGGCGCCGTCCGCGACCGCGTTCCCGGCACCGGCGGCGGCAAGGCCAGCGTCACCCGCGGGGTGAAGGCCGAGGTCGGCGAGGTGCAGACCGCGCTCGACCTGGAGATCGTCGTCGACTACGGCGTCTCCATCGCCGACGTCGCCGGCGACGTCCGGGAGAACGTCATCGCCGCCGTGGAGCGGATGACGGGCCTGGAAGTCGTCGAGGTCAACATCGCGGTCAGCGACGTGAAGCTGCCCGAGGACGAGGAAGAGGAGCCGGAGCCCCGGCTCCAGTAG
- a CDS encoding glycoside hydrolase family 15 protein gives MTQRIDDYALIGDLQTAALIGRDGSVDWLCLPRFDSAACFAAILGDENNGHWTLAPKGATTCTTRRYAEDSLVLETYWETRTGTVKVVDFMPQRDRSPDLMRVVEGIGGSVEMASVLRLRFDYGSIVPWVRRADGHRVAIAGPDSVWLRSEPHVKTWGQQFSTQSSFTVAAGEKVAFVLTWHPSHEPRPELVDPFEALEQCLADWREWTARCTYRGPHREAVLRSLITLKALTYAPTGGIVAAPTTSLPEELGGVRNWDYRACWLRDSSLTLGALLAAGYEEEAAAWRDWLLRAVAGDPADLQIMYGPAGERRLPETSLPWLRGYADSAPVRTGNAAVDQFQLDVYGEVMDSLHRAREAGIPPERHAWNLQLSLLGFLESTWREPDEGLWEVRGPRRHFTHSKVMAWVAADRAVRTLEADPSLPGDASRWRTMRDEIHAQVCARAYDPVRNTFTQAYGSSGLDAATLLIPQVGFLPPDDPRVVGTVDAVRDELMHGGFLRRYSPDSTALDGLPGQEGTFLVCSFWLADALRLTGRTEEARELFERLVGLTNDVGLLAEEYDPVAGRQLGNFPQAFSHIGLVGTALALAAEETAG, from the coding sequence GTGACGCAACGTATCGACGACTACGCCCTCATCGGGGATCTCCAGACCGCCGCGCTCATCGGCCGCGACGGGTCGGTCGACTGGCTGTGTCTGCCCCGCTTCGACTCCGCCGCGTGCTTCGCCGCCATCCTCGGCGACGAGAACAACGGCCACTGGACGCTGGCCCCCAAGGGCGCCACCACCTGCACCACCCGCCGCTACGCCGAGGACTCCCTCGTCCTGGAGACCTACTGGGAGACCCGTACGGGCACCGTCAAGGTCGTCGACTTCATGCCGCAGCGGGACAGGAGCCCCGACCTGATGCGGGTCGTGGAGGGCATCGGCGGCAGCGTCGAGATGGCCTCCGTGCTGCGGCTCCGCTTCGACTACGGCTCGATCGTCCCCTGGGTGCGCAGGGCCGACGGACACCGGGTCGCGATCGCCGGGCCGGACTCGGTCTGGCTGCGCAGCGAGCCGCACGTGAAGACCTGGGGCCAGCAGTTCTCCACCCAGTCCTCCTTCACCGTCGCCGCCGGCGAGAAGGTGGCCTTCGTCCTCACCTGGCACCCCTCGCACGAGCCGCGGCCCGAGCTCGTCGACCCCTTCGAGGCCCTGGAGCAGTGCCTCGCGGACTGGCGCGAGTGGACCGCCCGCTGCACCTACCGGGGCCCCCACCGGGAGGCGGTGCTGCGCTCCCTGATCACCCTCAAGGCGCTCACGTACGCCCCCACCGGCGGGATCGTCGCCGCCCCCACCACCTCCCTGCCGGAGGAGCTCGGCGGCGTGCGGAACTGGGACTACCGCGCCTGCTGGCTGCGCGACTCCTCCCTCACCCTGGGCGCGCTGCTCGCCGCCGGATACGAGGAGGAGGCGGCCGCCTGGCGGGACTGGCTGCTGCGCGCGGTCGCGGGCGACCCCGCCGACCTGCAGATCATGTACGGCCCCGCCGGGGAGCGCCGGCTGCCGGAGACGAGCCTGCCGTGGCTGCGCGGCTACGCCGACTCGGCGCCGGTACGGACCGGGAACGCGGCGGTGGACCAGTTCCAGCTCGATGTGTACGGCGAGGTCATGGACTCCCTCCACCGCGCGCGTGAGGCCGGGATCCCGCCGGAGCGGCACGCCTGGAACCTCCAGCTGAGCCTGCTCGGCTTCCTGGAGTCCACCTGGCGGGAGCCCGACGAGGGTCTGTGGGAGGTCCGCGGGCCCCGCCGCCACTTCACCCACTCCAAGGTGATGGCCTGGGTCGCCGCCGACCGCGCCGTCCGCACCCTGGAGGCCGACCCCTCGCTGCCGGGGGACGCGAGCCGCTGGCGGACGATGCGGGACGAGATCCACGCCCAGGTGTGCGCGCGGGCGTACGACCCGGTGCGGAACACCTTCACCCAGGCGTACGGCTCGTCCGGGCTGGACGCCGCCACCCTCCTCATCCCGCAGGTCGGCTTCCTGCCGCCGGACGACCCGCGGGTGGTGGGCACCGTGGACGCCGTACGGGACGAGCTGATGCACGGCGGCTTCCTGCGCCGGTACAGCCCCGACTCCACGGCCCTGGACGGGCTGCCGGGCCAGGAGGGGACCTTCCTGGTCTGCTCGTTCTGGCTGGCGGACGCGCTGCGGCTGACCGGCCGCACCGAGGAGGCCCGCGAGCTCTTCGAGCGGCTCGTCGGGCTCACCAACGACGTGGGGCTCCTGGCGGAGGAGTACGACCCGGTGGCGGGACGTCAGCTGGGCAACTTCCCGCAGGCGTTCAGCCACATCGGACTCGTCGGGACCGCCTTGGCGCTCGCCGCCGAGGAGACGGCAGGATAG
- a CDS encoding enoyl-CoA hydratase/isomerase family protein gives MTTLDDSELVFDKDGVRLTVEDAVATVTLTNPAKRNAQSPALWRALTEAGRSLPGSVRVVVLRGEGKSFSAGLDRQAFTPEGFDGEPSFLDLARGSDEDLDREIAEYQEAFTWWRRSDLVSIAAVQGHAIGAGFQLALACDLRVVAEDVQFAMRETSLGLVPDLTGTHPLVSLVGYARALEICATGRFVHAEEAERIGLANLSVPADELDAAVRDLSAALLAAPRDAVNETKALLQGVSGRSYEEQRTAERAAQAPRLRDLAGLGD, from the coding sequence ATGACTACGCTCGACGACTCTGAGCTCGTATTCGACAAGGACGGTGTACGGCTCACCGTCGAGGACGCCGTTGCCACGGTGACCCTGACCAACCCGGCGAAGCGCAACGCCCAGTCTCCCGCTCTGTGGCGGGCGTTGACGGAAGCCGGCCGGTCGTTGCCCGGCAGCGTGCGGGTCGTCGTTCTGCGCGGCGAGGGCAAGTCCTTCTCCGCCGGACTCGACCGGCAGGCGTTCACGCCCGAGGGCTTCGACGGCGAGCCTTCCTTCCTCGACCTCGCGCGCGGTTCCGACGAGGACCTCGACCGCGAGATCGCCGAGTACCAGGAGGCGTTCACCTGGTGGCGCCGCAGTGACCTCGTGTCGATCGCGGCCGTCCAGGGCCACGCCATCGGCGCGGGCTTCCAGCTCGCCCTCGCCTGCGACCTGCGGGTCGTCGCCGAGGACGTGCAGTTCGCCATGCGCGAGACCAGCCTGGGCCTCGTCCCGGACCTGACCGGGACGCACCCGCTCGTCTCGCTCGTCGGCTACGCCCGCGCGCTGGAGATCTGCGCCACCGGCCGCTTCGTGCACGCGGAGGAGGCCGAGCGCATCGGTCTCGCCAACCTGTCCGTGCCCGCCGACGAGCTCGACGCGGCGGTACGGGACCTCAGCGCCGCCCTGCTCGCGGCGCCCCGCGACGCGGTCAACGAGACCAAGGCGCTGCTCCAGGGCGTCTCCGGCCGCTCCTACGAGGAGCAGCGCACGGCCGAGCGGGCCGCCCAGGCCCCCCGCCTGCGCGACCTGGCCGGCCTCGGCGACTGA
- a CDS encoding DUF6286 domain-containing protein, producing the protein MTSTPESPPETGAAHVRRFWAVRRIPAAVLAAVVLGGTGLLLYDVAAVRAVRSAMAWRRKLADGLATRPLDDVVVVVGAAVAVVLGVWLLVLAATPGLRAVLPMRREHGDVRAGLDREAAALTLRDRVMEVSGVQSVRVRVGRAKVAVRAVSHFRALDEVRADVETVLAGGVEELGLAHPPATTVRVARPSRKEGKPK; encoded by the coding sequence ATGACCTCCACCCCGGAAAGCCCCCCTGAGACCGGCGCGGCGCACGTCCGCCGGTTCTGGGCCGTCCGCCGCATCCCCGCCGCCGTGCTCGCCGCCGTCGTCCTCGGCGGCACCGGGCTGCTCCTCTACGACGTCGCGGCCGTACGGGCCGTCCGCTCCGCGATGGCCTGGCGGCGCAAGCTCGCCGACGGCCTCGCGACCCGGCCGCTCGACGACGTGGTGGTCGTCGTCGGCGCGGCCGTCGCCGTCGTGCTCGGCGTCTGGCTCCTCGTCCTGGCCGCCACCCCCGGGCTGCGCGCCGTCCTCCCGATGCGCCGCGAACACGGCGACGTCCGGGCGGGCCTCGACCGCGAGGCCGCCGCCCTCACCCTGCGGGACCGCGTCATGGAGGTCTCCGGGGTGCAGTCCGTCCGGGTGCGCGTCGGCCGCGCCAAGGTGGCCGTCCGGGCGGTGTCCCACTTCCGGGCCCTCGACGAGGTGAGGGCCGACGTGGAGACGGTGCTCGCCGGCGGAGTCGAGGAGCTCGGCCTCGCCCACCCGCCCGCGACGACGGTACGGGTGGCCCGGCCGTCCCGGAAGGAAGGCAAGCCCAAGTGA
- the amaP gene encoding alkaline shock response membrane anchor protein AmaP, which yields MTVVLRRVNRVLLGLAGLILVVVGGAVLAAAVDLPVPSWWPWSGPDDVLLTTAQRQRWRDEGWWWPVVIAVLGLVVLLALWWLLAQFRRARLSEVLVETGDGEEAVLRGRALESVLEADATAQEGVARAKVALTGRRAAPRTRIRLLLEPHASPGDALTALSTEALAHARTSTGLPQLPTEARLRAVKHRARRVA from the coding sequence GTGACCGTGGTCCTCCGGCGCGTCAACCGCGTCCTGCTCGGGCTCGCCGGGCTGATCCTCGTCGTCGTCGGCGGCGCCGTCCTCGCGGCCGCCGTCGACCTGCCCGTACCGTCCTGGTGGCCCTGGTCCGGCCCCGACGACGTGCTGCTCACCACCGCACAGCGGCAGCGCTGGCGGGACGAGGGCTGGTGGTGGCCGGTGGTCATCGCCGTCCTCGGGCTCGTCGTCCTGCTCGCCCTGTGGTGGCTGCTCGCCCAGTTCCGCCGGGCCCGGCTCTCCGAGGTCCTCGTGGAGACCGGCGACGGCGAGGAGGCGGTCCTGCGCGGCCGGGCCCTGGAGAGCGTCCTGGAGGCGGACGCGACCGCACAGGAGGGCGTGGCCCGGGCCAAGGTCGCCCTCACGGGCCGCCGGGCCGCTCCCCGGACCCGGATCCGGCTCCTCCTGGAGCCGCACGCCTCCCCGGGCGACGCCCTGACCGCCCTCAGCACCGAGGCCCTCGCCCACGCCCGTACCTCGACGGGCCTGCCGCAGCTGCCCACCGAGGCACGTCTGCGCGCGGTGAAGCACCGCGCCCGCAGGGTCGCCTGA
- a CDS encoding ABC-F family ATP-binding cassette domain-containing protein, protein MITASGIELRAGARVLIESASFRVAKGDRIGLVGRNGAGKTTLTKCLAGEGQPAAGAIARSGEVGYLPQDPRTGDLDVLARDRILSARGLDVLIKKMRMNEERIATGAGATRDKALRQYERQETEFLTKGGYAAEAEASTIAAALGLPDRVMGQPLHTLSGGQRRRVELARILFSDADTLLLDEPTNHLDADSIVWLRDYLKTYRGGFIVISHDVDLVETVVNKVFYLDANRSTIDVYNMGWKLYQQQREADEKRRKRERQNAEKKAAALNSQADKMRAKATKTVAAQNMAKRAERLLSGLEAVRASDKVAKLRFPEPAPCGKTPLTAEGLSKSYGSLEIFTDVSLAIDKGSRVVILGLNGAGKTTLLRLLGGVEQPDTGEVTPGHGLKLGYYAQEHETLDPDRTVLENMRSAAPDLDLVDVRKTLGSFLFSGDDVDKPAGVLSGGEKTRLALATLVVSSANVLLLDEPTNNLDPASREEILGALRTYKGAVVLVTHDEGAVEALDPERIILLPDGVEDLWGADYADLVALA, encoded by the coding sequence GTGATCACCGCTTCCGGCATCGAGCTGCGCGCCGGCGCCCGAGTCCTCATCGAATCCGCTTCCTTCCGCGTCGCCAAGGGCGACCGCATCGGCCTCGTCGGCCGCAACGGAGCGGGCAAGACCACCCTCACCAAGTGCCTCGCCGGCGAGGGCCAGCCGGCCGCGGGCGCCATCGCGCGCTCCGGCGAGGTCGGCTACCTGCCGCAGGACCCGCGCACCGGCGACCTCGACGTCCTGGCCCGCGACCGCATCCTGTCCGCCCGCGGCCTCGACGTCCTCATCAAGAAGATGCGGATGAACGAGGAGCGCATCGCCACCGGCGCCGGCGCCACCCGCGACAAGGCGCTGCGGCAGTACGAGCGCCAGGAGACCGAGTTCCTGACCAAGGGCGGGTACGCGGCCGAGGCCGAGGCCTCCACCATCGCCGCCGCCCTCGGTCTGCCCGACCGGGTCATGGGCCAGCCGCTGCACACCCTCTCGGGCGGTCAGCGCCGCCGCGTCGAGCTCGCCCGGATCCTCTTCTCGGACGCCGACACCCTGCTCCTCGACGAGCCCACCAACCACCTCGACGCCGACTCCATCGTCTGGCTGCGGGACTACCTGAAGACCTACCGCGGCGGCTTCATCGTCATCTCCCACGACGTCGACCTGGTCGAGACCGTGGTGAACAAGGTCTTCTACCTGGACGCCAACCGCTCCACCATCGACGTCTACAACATGGGCTGGAAGCTCTACCAGCAGCAGCGCGAGGCCGACGAGAAGCGCCGCAAGCGCGAGCGCCAGAACGCCGAGAAGAAGGCCGCCGCGCTCAACTCGCAGGCCGACAAGATGCGCGCCAAGGCGACCAAGACCGTCGCCGCGCAGAACATGGCCAAGCGCGCCGAGCGGCTGCTCTCCGGTCTGGAGGCCGTGCGCGCCTCCGACAAGGTCGCCAAGCTCCGCTTCCCCGAGCCGGCGCCCTGCGGCAAGACTCCGCTCACGGCCGAGGGGCTCTCCAAGTCCTACGGCTCGCTGGAGATCTTCACCGACGTCAGCCTCGCGATCGACAAGGGCTCGCGCGTCGTCATCCTCGGCCTCAACGGCGCGGGCAAGACGACCCTGCTGCGCCTCCTCGGCGGCGTCGAGCAGCCCGACACCGGCGAGGTGACCCCCGGCCACGGCCTGAAGCTCGGCTACTACGCCCAGGAGCACGAGACGCTCGACCCCGACCGGACCGTCCTGGAGAACATGCGCTCGGCCGCGCCCGACCTCGACCTCGTCGACGTGCGCAAGACGCTCGGTTCCTTCCTCTTCTCCGGCGACGACGTCGACAAGCCGGCCGGTGTGCTCTCCGGCGGCGAGAAGACCCGGCTCGCGCTCGCGACCCTCGTCGTCTCCTCGGCGAACGTGCTGCTCCTCGACGAGCCCACCAACAACCTGGACCCGGCCAGCCGCGAGGAGATCCTCGGCGCGCTGCGCACGTACAAGGGCGCCGTCGTCCTCGTCACCCACGACGAGGGCGCCGTGGAGGCGCTCGACCCGGAGCGGATCATCCTGCTCCCGGACGGCGTCGAGGACCTGTGGGGCGCGGACTACGCGGACCTGGTGGCCCTCGCCTGA
- a CDS encoding acetoacetate decarboxylase family protein has product MARVRYGARSDAEAAAARERSAKLPDIWSTGVVAVWETDPDVVAAVLPPPLKPTARPLVRANISKVDLPGYPLGAGSVAVAAAHGDREGWYPLVMPMTHERALIGGREVFGEPKKLGEVTVERDGLVVRAALARHGIAFVEVRGAVSGPLALPEPVEKTDFYFKFLPGVEGTGFDADPVLVHCVRNEKVRKLERITGDVVLRESMYDPVADLPVRRLVEITIGEKTTDQKGTVAERVSARDLLPFVHQRYDDPLQILDGPPEGSA; this is encoded by the coding sequence ATGGCACGAGTACGGTACGGGGCGCGCAGCGACGCGGAGGCGGCGGCGGCCCGCGAGCGGTCCGCCAAGCTCCCCGACATCTGGTCCACCGGTGTGGTCGCCGTCTGGGAGACCGACCCGGACGTCGTGGCGGCGGTCCTGCCACCCCCGCTGAAGCCCACCGCGCGCCCCCTGGTGCGCGCCAACATCAGCAAGGTCGACCTGCCCGGCTATCCGCTCGGCGCCGGCTCGGTGGCCGTCGCCGCCGCCCACGGCGACCGCGAGGGCTGGTACCCGCTGGTCATGCCGATGACCCACGAGCGGGCCCTGATCGGCGGGCGCGAGGTCTTCGGCGAGCCGAAGAAGCTGGGCGAGGTCACGGTCGAGCGCGACGGGCTCGTCGTGCGGGCCGCCCTCGCCCGGCACGGCATCGCGTTCGTGGAGGTGCGCGGCGCGGTCTCCGGCCCGCTGGCGCTGCCGGAGCCCGTCGAGAAGACCGACTTCTACTTCAAGTTCCTCCCGGGCGTCGAGGGCACCGGCTTCGACGCCGACCCCGTCCTCGTGCACTGCGTCCGCAACGAGAAGGTGCGGAAGCTGGAGCGGATCACCGGTGACGTGGTCCTGCGCGAGTCCATGTACGACCCGGTGGCCGACCTCCCGGTGCGCCGGCTCGTCGAGATCACGATCGGCGAGAAGACCACCGACCAGAAGGGCACGGTCGCCGAGCGCGTCTCGGCCCGGGACCTGCTGCCCTTCGTCCACCAGCGGTACGACGACCCGCTCCAGATCCTCGACGGACCCCCGGAAGGAAGTGCCTGA
- a CDS encoding SURF1 family protein — protein MYRFLLSRQWVILTLVALVLVPTMIELGFWQFHRHERRIAQNALIADNLKAKPLPVEELTSPGHTVPRADYWRTVTATGTFDTAHEVVVRRRTSSDERVGVHVLTPLVLRDGRVVLVNRGWIPAAADQHSFPPVPPAPKGEVTVTGRLKADETTGASGIKDLKGLPDRQVMLISSRQQAELIGREVLGGYLELTAPAPADGTPETIAEPDHDSIGPHMAYAVQWWLFTAGVPIGWVILVRREKRDREAQAAAPDVPASPEPAPAEA, from the coding sequence GTGTACCGCTTCCTGTTGTCCCGGCAGTGGGTGATCCTCACCCTCGTCGCCCTCGTCCTCGTCCCGACGATGATCGAGCTGGGGTTCTGGCAGTTCCACCGGCACGAACGCCGGATCGCCCAGAACGCCCTGATCGCGGACAACCTCAAGGCGAAGCCGCTCCCGGTCGAGGAGCTCACCTCCCCCGGCCACACCGTCCCGCGCGCCGACTACTGGCGCACGGTCACCGCCACCGGCACCTTCGACACCGCCCACGAGGTGGTCGTCCGCCGCCGCACCTCCTCCGACGAGCGGGTCGGCGTGCACGTCCTGACCCCGCTCGTGCTGCGCGACGGCCGGGTCGTCCTGGTCAACCGCGGCTGGATCCCGGCCGCCGCCGACCAGCACTCCTTCCCGCCGGTGCCGCCCGCCCCCAAGGGCGAGGTGACCGTCACCGGCCGGCTCAAGGCGGACGAGACGACGGGCGCCAGCGGCATCAAGGACCTCAAGGGCCTGCCGGACCGCCAGGTCATGCTCATCAGCAGCCGGCAGCAGGCCGAGCTCATCGGCCGCGAGGTGCTCGGCGGCTACCTGGAGCTGACCGCGCCCGCGCCGGCCGACGGCACCCCCGAGACGATCGCCGAGCCGGACCACGACTCGATCGGCCCCCACATGGCGTACGCCGTGCAGTGGTGGCTCTTCACCGCCGGGGTGCCCATCGGCTGGGTGATCCTGGTGCGCCGCGAGAAGCGCGACCGGGAGGCCCAGGCCGCCGCCCCCGACGTCCCCGCCTCCCCGGAACCCGCCCCGGCCGAGGCGTAG
- a CDS encoding helix-turn-helix domain-containing protein codes for MAETLKKGSRVTGAARDKLAADLKKKYDSGASIRALAEETGRSYGFVHRMLSESGVTLRGRGGATRGKKAASA; via the coding sequence GTGGCCGAGACTCTGAAGAAGGGCAGCCGGGTGACCGGCGCCGCGCGCGACAAGCTCGCGGCAGACCTGAAGAAGAAGTACGACTCCGGTGCGAGCATCCGGGCGCTGGCCGAGGAAACCGGCCGCTCCTACGGATTCGTCCACCGGATGCTGAGCGAGTCCGGAGTCACGCTGCGTGGACGCGGCGGAGCGACACGGGGCAAGAAGGCGGCCTCGGCCTGA
- a CDS encoding DEDDh family exonuclease, translating to MTVFDDRTTAAMWPAAYPQGYAVVDVETTGLARDDRIVSAAVYRLDAQGNVEDHWYTLVNPERDPGPVWIHGLTSDVLEGAPLFPEIAAEFAARLDGRVLVAHNAMFDWQMIAREYARAESAAPVRQRLCTIALAKELSLPLPNHKLESLAAHFGVVQQRAHNALDDARVLAEAFRPSLHAAAERNVRLPLLECRPLTEWASGPAQPRIGHQSSYRAGSWRPSRKRPPCPYPNPGRYESDKPLKQGMRVAFSGDTSVDRELLEDRTVEAGLHVATSVSRLTSLLVTNDPDAATSKTVKAKSFGTPVVDEAAYTQLLRDVTPADG from the coding sequence GTGACCGTGTTTGACGACCGTACGACAGCAGCGATGTGGCCGGCCGCCTACCCACAGGGGTACGCGGTCGTCGACGTGGAGACCACCGGACTCGCCCGAGACGACCGGATAGTGTCGGCTGCCGTCTACCGGCTGGACGCGCAGGGGAACGTCGAGGACCACTGGTACACGCTCGTCAATCCCGAGCGCGATCCCGGCCCGGTCTGGATCCACGGCCTGACCAGCGACGTCCTGGAGGGCGCGCCGCTCTTCCCGGAGATCGCGGCGGAGTTCGCGGCCCGGCTCGACGGCCGGGTGCTCGTCGCGCACAACGCGATGTTCGACTGGCAGATGATCGCCCGGGAGTACGCGCGCGCGGAGTCCGCCGCGCCGGTGCGCCAGCGGCTGTGCACGATCGCGCTCGCCAAGGAGTTGTCGCTGCCGCTGCCCAACCACAAGCTGGAGTCGCTCGCCGCGCACTTCGGTGTCGTGCAGCAGCGCGCGCACAACGCGCTCGACGACGCGCGGGTGCTCGCCGAGGCGTTCCGGCCGAGCCTGCACGCGGCGGCCGAGCGGAACGTACGTCTGCCGCTCCTGGAGTGCCGGCCGCTGACCGAGTGGGCCTCGGGGCCGGCGCAGCCGCGGATCGGCCACCAGTCCTCGTACCGGGCGGGCAGCTGGCGGCCCTCGCGGAAGCGCCCGCCGTGCCCGTACCCCAACCCCGGACGGTACGAGTCGGACAAACCGCTCAAGCAGGGCATGCGGGTGGCCTTCTCCGGCGACACCTCCGTCGACCGCGAGCTCCTGGAGGACCGCACCGTCGAGGCCGGTCTCCACGTCGCCACCAGCGTCTCCCGGCTGACCAGCCTGCTCGTCACCAACGACCCGGACGCCGCCACCTCCAAGACGGTGAAGGCGAAGTCCTTCGGCACACCGGTCGTCGACGAGGCCGCCTACACCCAGCTGCTGCGGGACGTGACCCCGGCAGACGGGTGA
- a CDS encoding SDR family oxidoreductase, with amino-acid sequence MDLGLKDRVYVVTGATRGLGRASAEALLAEGAKVLITGREEKTVADAVAELGDGAAGIAADNTDPGTPARLIAEARARFGGFDGILISVGGPAPGFAADNTDEEWAAAFDTVFLGAVRLARAAAETLTEGGVIGFVLSGSVHEPIPGLTISNGLRPGLAGFAKSLSNDLGPRGIRVIGLLPSRIDTDRVRSLDALSGDADATRAANELTIPLRRYGTPAEFGTAAAFLLSPAASYLTGLMLPVDGGARAEF; translated from the coding sequence ATGGATCTGGGACTGAAGGACCGTGTGTACGTGGTGACCGGTGCGACGCGGGGGCTCGGCCGGGCCTCCGCCGAGGCGCTGCTCGCGGAGGGCGCGAAGGTGCTGATCACCGGGCGCGAGGAGAAGACGGTCGCCGACGCGGTGGCCGAGCTCGGCGACGGCGCGGCCGGCATCGCCGCCGACAACACCGACCCGGGGACCCCGGCCCGGCTGATCGCCGAGGCTCGGGCCCGGTTCGGCGGCTTCGACGGCATCCTGATCAGCGTCGGCGGCCCGGCGCCCGGCTTCGCGGCGGACAACACCGACGAGGAGTGGGCGGCCGCCTTCGACACCGTCTTCCTGGGGGCGGTACGGCTGGCCCGCGCGGCCGCCGAGACGCTCACCGAGGGCGGGGTCATCGGCTTCGTCCTGTCCGGTTCCGTCCACGAACCGATCCCGGGCCTGACCATCTCCAACGGGCTGCGCCCGGGCCTCGCCGGCTTCGCCAAGTCGCTCTCCAACGACCTGGGGCCGCGAGGGATCCGCGTCATCGGGCTGCTGCCGAGCCGGATCGACACCGACCGGGTCCGCTCCCTGGACGCGCTCTCCGGCGACGCCGACGCGACCCGCGCGGCGAACGAGCTCACGATCCCGCTGCGCCGCTACGGCACCCCGGCGGAGTTCGGGACCGCGGCCGCCTTCCTGCTCTCGCCGGCCGCCTCGTACCTGACGGGTCTGATGCTGCCGGTGGACGGCGGGGCGCGCGCCGAGTTCTGA